Proteins found in one Paenibacillus sp. FSL R10-2782 genomic segment:
- a CDS encoding WXG100 family type VII secretion target: protein MRIRVEPDVLRGLSGQLQHAAEQIQQLTAGLEQALQSFDWDVSARESVLNHWMQAKRMSEQIHAYLHTSGIQLNRKAEEFQSVDHNYHTILSFASQPLGRPVTMLDWSNQQSPSILPSQPSEGSSGPISDPQSVVNAIAGVQSSSDAGMLNQDILKQASSSNPQEWYFADPAIVKDQPVA from the coding sequence ATGCGCATTCGAGTTGAGCCGGATGTGCTTCGGGGGCTTAGCGGGCAGCTACAGCATGCGGCGGAGCAAATTCAACAGTTAACAGCAGGGTTGGAGCAGGCGTTACAATCGTTTGATTGGGATGTATCTGCGCGTGAGTCGGTCTTGAATCATTGGATGCAGGCCAAACGGATGTCGGAGCAGATTCATGCTTACCTCCATACATCAGGGATACAACTGAATCGAAAGGCAGAAGAGTTTCAGTCTGTTGACCACAACTATCATACGATTCTGTCATTTGCCAGCCAACCATTAGGACGACCAGTCACGATGCTGGATTGGTCGAATCAACAGTCACCGTCTATTTTGCCTAGTCAACCCTCGGAAGGAAGCAGCGGTCCGATTTCGGACCCGCAGTCTGTCGTGAATGCTATTGCTGGTGTACAGTCGTCGTCGGATGCAGGTATGCTGAATCAGGATATTTTAAAGCAGGCGTCTTCCAGCAATCCACAGGAATGGTATTTTGCTGATCCAGCTATAGTTAAGGATCAGCCTGTCGCTTAG
- a CDS encoding WXG100 family type VII secretion target has protein sequence MAGRILITPEQVDQVANQFKQSGEQSQQIVSSLTQSISGMEGQWEGMTKQRFFQEFQEASKQMQAFVTTLNSISQELTAIANKFRTVDQTK, from the coding sequence ATGGCGGGACGCATTTTAATTACCCCGGAGCAGGTTGATCAGGTGGCTAACCAATTTAAACAAAGCGGCGAACAAAGCCAGCAGATCGTTTCCAGCTTGACACAATCCATCTCAGGTATGGAAGGTCAATGGGAAGGTATGACTAAACAACGCTTTTTTCAAGAGTTTCAGGAAGCCAGCAAGCAAATGCAAGCTTTCGTAACGACTTTGAACAGCATCAGCCAGGAACTGACGGCTATTGCTAACAAATTCCGTACCGTTGACCAAACGAAGTAA